One window of the Eucalyptus grandis isolate ANBG69807.140 chromosome 6, ASM1654582v1, whole genome shotgun sequence genome contains the following:
- the LOC104449097 gene encoding LOW QUALITY PROTEIN: LRR receptor-like serine/threonine-protein kinase (The sequence of the model RefSeq protein was modified relative to this genomic sequence to represent the inferred CDS: inserted 2 bases in 1 codon; substituted 1 base at 1 genomic stop codon) — translation MPATLRNPLLFPNIFTFALLLSINRHLFPYCECIDIQGQALLTWKESLNSSAGALRSWNPLDPTPCKWFGIRCNSNGEVIEVSLRLVNLQGSLPVNFQSLMSLKSLILSSADLTGTIPKEFGEYQELSLIDLSDNSLSGEIPEEICRLSKLQTLSLNTNLLEGKIPIAIGNLSSLTYLALYDNQLSSKIPRSIGALSKLEVFRTGVNKNLRGELPLGIGNCTNLVMLGFAETSLSGSLPKSIGSLQRLHTLAIYTALLSGPIPEEIGNCSQLHNLYLYQNWLSGPIPWQIGQLRKLQSLLLWLNRLAGAIPYKLGSCTEITVIDLSENLLTRSIPDSFGNLSKLQVLQLSTNQLSGTIPLEMMNCTALTHLEVDNNDLSGSIPSLIGNLRSLSILFAWQNKFTGIIPGNLSNCRGLQALDLSYNNLSGPIPKQIFRLRNLNKLLLISNHLSGFIPPDIGNCTAMYRLRLKGNRFVGPIPAEIGKLKSLNFLDLSNNQLTGGIPPSISGCGNLKSIDLHSNGLTGPVPDMLPRNLSFVDVSDNQLSGLLTQEIGSLTELTKLNLQRNQLSGRIPAEILSCSKLQMLDLGSNNFSDDIPKELGLIPSLEISLNLSCNQFSGKIPSQFSGLTKLSVLDLSHNKLQGDLNALASLQSLVALNISFNDFSGELPDTLIFRNLPFSDLAGNKGLYITAEPANTDGHVESANSARSAAKLVMLILASTVVVLLLLGIYVLVHAHTNRPPGDETWEMTLYQKLNFSIDDIVKSLTTSTVIGTGSSGIVYRVTTPNGETLAVKKMWAQEQSGAFGSEIQTLGSIRHKNIVRLLGWGSSQNIKLLFYDYLPNGSLSSLLHGAGRGGAEWETRYDIVLGVAHALEYLHHSCVPPILHGDVKAMNILLGPRYEPYLADFGLARILNCDDDDISKQGDKPHLAGSYGYMAPEHASLQPIIEQSDVYSFGVVLLEVLTGRHPLDPSLPGGAHLVQWVQGHVARKGDPEDVLDPKLRGRPDLLSQKMLQTLSISLMCVNTKTDDRLLMKDVVTLLKAIXHVELIRPGSDAKKGGLLVARSSPPLRHVVSQKSSXCSFAFSDDSV, via the exons ATGCCTGCAACTCTAAGGAACCCCCTGCTCTTTCCAAACATCTTCACTTTCGCCTTACTTCTGTCAATAAACCGCCACCTTTTCCCATACTGTGAATGTATCGATATTCAGGGTCAGGCTCTTTTAACATGGAAAGAAAGCCTGAACAGCTCTGCAGGTGCATTAAGATCATGGAATCCCCTGGACCCGACACCATGTAAATGGTTCGGAATACGTTGCAACTCGAATGGCGAGGTGATTGAAGTGAGCTTGAGATTAGTGAATCTGCAAGGCTCATTGCCTGTCAATTTCCAGTCTCTCATGTCCTTGAAGAGCCTCATCCTCTCGTCGGCAGACCTTACAGGCACAATCCCAAAAGAGTTTGGGGAATATCAGGAGCTCAGCCTGATTGACCTCAGCGACAATTCCCTCTCAGGCGAAATACCAGAAGAAATATGCAGGCTGAGCAAGCTACAAACTCTATCTCTCAATACAAACTTGCTCGAAGGCAAAATCCCCATTGCGATTGGAAACCTTTCAAGTCTCACCTATCTGGCACTCTACGACAATCAACTTAGTAGCAAGATACCAAGAAGCATTGGAGCACTGAGCAAGTTAGAAGTCTTCCGGACAGGGGTGAATAAGAATCTCCGAGGTGAGCTGCCTTTGGGGATTGGGAATTGCACCAACTTGGTCATGCTAGGATTTGCTGAAACCAGCCTTTCTGGAAGTCTTCCTAAATCGATTGGATCCCTGCAAAGGCTTCACACTTTAGCCATATACACGGCTTTATTGTCGGGCCCCATTCCTGAAGAGATAGGGAACTGCAGCCAGTTGCACAACCTGTACCTGTATCAAAACTGGCTCTCAGGTCCAATCCCGTGGCAAATTGGGCAGCTAAGAAAGCTCCAGAGCCTGCTTCTGTGGCTGAATAGATTGGCTGGTGCAATCCCTTACAAGCTTGGAAGCTGCACGGAGATAACGGTTATAGATTTGTCTGAGAATCTTTTAACCCGAAGCATCCCCGATAGTTTTGGAAACCTTTCAAAACTTCAAGTATTGCAGCTGAGCACCAACCAGTTATCTGGTACCATACCATTAGAAATGATGAACTGTACTGCACTGACTCATCTGGAGGTTGATAACAATGACCTCTCGGGCAGCATTCCCTCGCTTATCGGcaatttgaggagcttgagtATCCTCTTTGCATGGCAGAACAAGTTCACCGGCATCATTCCTGGTAACCTCTCCAACTGCCGAGGTCTTCAGGCTCTTGATCTTTCATACAACAATCTATCTGGTCCAATACCGAAACAGATATTCAGACTAAGGAATCTCAACAAGCTGCTGCTGATCTCCAACCATTTATCTGGTTTCATACCGCCTGATATCGGAAATTGCACAGCTATGTATCGCCTGCGGCTGAAGGGCAACAGGTTCGTGGGCCCCATACCAGCAGAAATTGGAAAACTGAAGAGCTTGAATTTCCTTGATCTGAGTAACAACCAACTTACGGGAGGAATCCCTCCATCAATTTCGGGATGTGGGAATCTCAAGTCCATCGATCTCCATTCAAATGGGCTCACAGGTCCTGTGCCAGATATGCTACCAAGGAACCTAAGTTTTGTGGACGTCTCCGACAATCAGCTAAGTGGTCTGCTGACTCAAGAGATCGGATCACTGACTGAATTAACGAAACTCAATCTCCAAAGGAATCAACTCTCTGGCAGAATTCCAGCGGAGATTCTGTCTTGCAGTAAGCTTCAAATGCTTGATCTTGGAAGCAACAACTTTTCAGATGACATTCCAAAGGAGCTGGGCTTGATTCCATCGCTGGAAATTTCTCTGAATCTTAGCTGCAATCAATTCTCTGGCAAGATTCCGTCCCAGTTTTCTGGTCTAACTAAGTTATCGGTCCTTGACCTCTCACACAACAAGCTACAGGGCGATCTGAATGCCCTGGCAAGCCTCCAAAGTCTGGTTGCACTCAACATCTCTTTCAACGATTTCTCCGGTGAATTACCAGATACCCTAATTTTCAGAAATCTACCCTTTAGTGATCTTGCTGGAAATAAGGGTCTCTACATCACTGCTGAACCTGCAAACACAGACGGCCATGTCGAATCTGCGAACAGTGCAAGATCTGCTGCAAAGTTAGTGATGCTAATCCTAGCAAGTACTGTTGTTGTGCTGCTTCTGCTAGGAATCTACGTGCTCGTCCATGCTCACACTAACAGACCCCCGGGAGATGAAACTTGGGAGATGACTCTCTAccaaaaactcaatttttccaTTGACGACATTGTCAAGAGTCTAACAACATCCACCGTCATCGGCACTGGGAGTTCTGGAATAGTATACAGAGTGACGACTCCAAATGGAGAAACACTTGCAGTGAAGAAAATGTGGGCCCAAGAACAGTCAGGAGCATTCGGTTCAGAGATTCAGACTCTGGGTTCTATCCGACACAAGAACATCGTTCGGCTTCTGGGTTGGGGATCGAGCCAGAACATAAAACTGCTGTTTTATGACTACCTTCCGAATGGAAGCTTGAGTTCCCTCCTCCATGGTGCGGGGAGGGGAGGAGCGGAGTGGGAGACTAGATATGATATAGTGTTAGGAGTAGCACACGCACTTGAGTATTTGCACCACAGTTGTGTGCCGCCAATCCTTCATGGAGATGTGAAAGCCATGAACATTCTGTTGGGTCCTCGATACGAACCTTACCTTGCTGATTTCGGATTGGCTCGCATTTTGAATTGTGACGATGATGATATCTCCAAACAGGGTGATAAACCTCACCTCGCTGGTTCTTACGGATACATGGCTCCAG AGCATGCGTCCCTGCAACCAATTATTGAGCAGAGCGATGTCTACAGCTTCGGAGTGGTTCTTCTTGAGGTATTAACTGGAAGGCACCCACTGGATCCTTCTTTGCCCGGGGGAGCTCACTTGGTGCAATGGGTTCAAGGCCACGTAGCAAGGAAGGGAGACCCGGAGGATGTTCTTGATCCAAAGCTTAGAGGAAGGCCTGACCTGCTTTCGCAAAAAATGCTGCAGACACTGTCTATATCTTTAATGTGCGTAAATACCAAGACCGATGATCGTTTACTGATGAAAGATGTCGTTACTCTGCTGAAGGCAATTTGACATGTAGAGCTCATACGGCCAGGATCCGATGCGAAGAAAGGAGGTCTATTGGTCGCTCGCTCATCGCCTCCTTTGAGGCATGTTGTCTCGCAAAAATCGTC CTGCTCATTCGCTTTCTCTGATGATTCAGTGTGA
- the LOC120294407 gene encoding uncharacterized protein LOC120294407, whose product MDPHIYSSGLSRQALVANLFSKDRQAIRSEIESWGSPLPSLSGTQDRFCWREDSTGLFSVASAWEALRRKKARVNWHCLIWSNAILPRYQLNLWLITKRRLPTQSLLMSYGRIDAASYPFCNKATRCNLPWTNRTWEETLSWAITLLVGKDFYKCVARFSFGALCHIIWRNKNNILFRGEPLSISAMKKHLLKVVKDKALTFKNVEDSPRIRRMQHSWDVDPIIFASSERSLT is encoded by the exons ATGGATCCCCACATCTATAGTTCCGGTCTCTCTAGGCAGGCTTTGGTTGCCAATCTCTTCTCTAAGGATAGACAAGCTATCAGATCAGAGATTGAGTCTTGGGGTTCGCCGCTTCCTTCCTTGTCTGGAACCCAAGATCGGTTCTGTTGGAGGGAGGACTCGACAGGCTTGTTCTCGGTGGCCTCAGCTTGGGAGGCCTTAAGGCGGAAGAAGGCCAGAGTCAATTGGCATTGTCTCATCTGGAGTAATGCCATCCTGCCTCGATACCAACTGAACCTGTGGCTCATCACCAAGAGGAGGTTGCCTACACAGTCTCTTCTCATGTCTTATGGTAGAATTGATGCTGCTTCCTACCCTTTTTGCAATAAG GCTACTAGATGCAATCTCCCCTGGACCAATAGGACTTGGGAGGAGACTCTCAGTTGGGCCATTACCTTGCTCGTCGGCAAGGATTTTTATAAGTGTGTTGCCCGGTTTTCTTTTGGGGCACTGTGTCACATCATTTGGAGGAACAAGAATAATATTCTCTTCAGGGGAGAGCCATTATCTATTTCGGCCATGAAGAAGCATCTCCTCAAGGTCGTTAAGGATAAGGCCCTTACCTTTAAGAATGTTGAGGACTCTCCCAGGATCAGGCGGATGCAACACTCGTGGGATGTGGACCCCATTATCTTTGCTTCCTCTGAGCGTAGTCTAACATAG